The following are from one region of the Simiduia agarivorans SA1 = DSM 21679 genome:
- a CDS encoding autotransporter assembly complex protein TamA has product MTIARLLLLFCLCALAWCARAELLLDGVRGDVADNILVHTSLNDEPCDAPRWRIQQRRRDLAKQVNLALQAFGYYRASFTQTFTETPQCWQLTLTVEPGPRVLWRNIDVQLLDQPPALDESVLMLVQQPPLLPGAGLIHKDYDNYKASLLDSVKAQGYWRASFAQAELAIHPDDLAADAHLHLQLGPRYQFGQFNFSPVPLDQDLLHRLTGDVEGEPYTADALQDIYAQLQASNYFRSVLINPHINQNDDDQIVPMDVDLSMASQTSFGAGVGFSTDQGPRVRGDYQNRYFNEWGHKYRLDALVSRDLQEMSGTYTIPRAEAYREWYEISGGWIRESTSSYESTATTTRVRAVEAFAGDWILNTGVNLRRESYVIGSEPADEKWLIVPGAGFSWVDSETAVRQTYGLRFEAELTGSSQYWLSDVDYLQLRLKGKVIFPLGEKGRLLTRAEVAGTLKDDFSELPPSVRFFTGGDNSVRGYAYQSIGTENAEGEVIGGSHLAVLSAEYDYLFLPNWSASVFFDAGDAFDKAVNYKRGAGIGVRWYSPVGPLRLDIAVPLDREAGDGNYRLHIAVGADL; this is encoded by the coding sequence TTGACTATTGCCCGGCTGTTGTTATTGTTTTGCCTGTGTGCCTTGGCTTGGTGCGCACGCGCTGAACTATTGCTGGACGGCGTTCGTGGCGACGTGGCGGACAATATTCTGGTGCACACCAGCCTTAACGACGAGCCTTGCGACGCGCCCCGTTGGCGGATACAGCAGCGGCGACGGGATCTGGCTAAGCAAGTCAATCTTGCCCTGCAGGCCTTTGGTTATTATCGCGCCAGCTTTACCCAAACCTTTACCGAAACGCCGCAGTGCTGGCAACTCACGCTGACCGTCGAGCCCGGGCCCCGGGTGCTATGGCGCAACATCGACGTACAATTGCTCGACCAGCCGCCGGCGCTGGATGAAAGTGTACTGATGCTGGTCCAGCAACCGCCCCTGCTGCCGGGTGCGGGCCTGATCCACAAAGACTACGACAATTACAAAGCCAGCCTGCTCGACAGTGTGAAAGCGCAGGGTTATTGGCGCGCGAGCTTTGCGCAGGCGGAGCTGGCCATTCACCCCGATGACCTGGCGGCCGATGCGCACTTGCACCTGCAGCTGGGGCCGCGCTACCAGTTTGGTCAATTCAACTTCAGTCCGGTACCGCTCGATCAGGATTTATTGCACCGGCTGACCGGCGATGTGGAAGGTGAGCCCTACACCGCCGACGCGCTGCAGGATATTTATGCGCAACTGCAGGCGAGTAACTATTTCCGCAGTGTATTGATTAATCCGCACATTAATCAGAATGACGACGACCAGATTGTGCCGATGGACGTGGACCTGAGCATGGCCAGTCAGACCAGTTTTGGCGCTGGCGTGGGTTTTTCCACCGATCAGGGGCCGCGGGTGCGGGGTGACTACCAGAATCGCTATTTCAACGAATGGGGCCACAAATACCGGCTGGATGCGCTGGTATCGCGCGACCTGCAGGAAATGTCGGGCACCTACACCATTCCCCGTGCCGAGGCCTACCGGGAATGGTACGAAATCAGTGGCGGCTGGATTCGTGAGAGTACCAGTAGCTACGAATCCACCGCCACCACCACCCGTGTGCGCGCGGTTGAAGCCTTTGCCGGCGATTGGATACTCAACACCGGCGTCAATCTGCGGCGGGAAAGCTACGTGATCGGTTCCGAACCGGCCGATGAAAAATGGTTGATTGTGCCTGGTGCCGGTTTCAGTTGGGTGGATAGCGAAACCGCTGTGCGGCAAACCTATGGTTTGCGCTTTGAGGCCGAACTGACAGGCTCCAGTCAGTACTGGCTGTCCGATGTGGATTACCTGCAATTGCGGTTGAAAGGCAAAGTGATTTTTCCATTGGGTGAAAAAGGCCGGCTGCTGACGCGGGCAGAAGTGGCCGGTACCCTGAAAGACGATTTTTCTGAATTACCCCCTTCAGTGCGATTTTTTACCGGTGGCGATAACAGCGTGCGGGGTTACGCCTATCAGTCCATCGGCACCGAAAACGCCGAGGGTGAAGTCATCGGCGGCAGTCATTTGGCGGTGTTGAGCGCCGAGTACGATTATTTGTTTTTACCCAATTGGTCAGCGTCGGTTTTTTTTGATGCGGGCGATGCATTTGATAAAGCGGTCAACTACAAGCGCGGCGCCGGTATCGGCGTGCGTTGGTATTCACCAGTTGGCCCACTGCGGCTGGATATTGCGGTGCCGCTGGATCGGGAAGCCGGCGACGGCAATTACCGGTTGCACATTGCGGTCGGAGCCGATCTCTGA